One Solanum pennellii chromosome 9, SPENNV200 DNA segment encodes these proteins:
- the LOC107029384 gene encoding U-box domain-containing protein 16: MAVSPESFPPRKRRPSANCFVAPNLSDRNLLKSLLLLSSEISTLKPLLFLLKRNTSSIIRKSKLLSVLFEEILGRDFTYSNTSRGGGGHVTGFPPSAVLCFDELYIVLQRMKTLLEDCRNCSKMWLLMQIDVFCNVFHELTLELSTLLDILPSKKLKLNDDVQELLILITKQCSEKFTYVDPKDRDLRSQVVEMLDRIEREIVPDQCELTEIFEKLTLRDSTSCRDEIELLEEEIQSQTDEKAISDIIALIGFVRYAKCVLYGGSTPRTNSRRRRAAADVNIPADFRCPISLDLMKDPVVVSTGQTYDRSSITLWFESGHTTCPKTGQTLTHTDLIQNSALKNLIAMWCREQKIPFESTEMNVKSNGVVTNKTALEATRMTVSFLVNKLKASQVVESANRLVHELRVLAKTDSDSRACIAEAAALPLMVKLLGSEHPSLQVNAVTTILNLSILEANKTRIMETDGVLNGVIEVLRSGATWEAKGNAAATIFSLSGVPAYKKRLARKTRVVKGLMDLAREGPTNSKRDALVAILNLAGDREAVGKLIEGGVVEMVADIMDGLPEEAVTILEVVVKKGGLVAIAAAYPLMKKLAIVLRDGTDRARESAAATLVNMCRKGGSEMVAELAVLQGIERVIWEIMGMGTGRGRRKAATLLRVLRRWAAGLDAEVASGAYSDVNMNTSTRIVLPG; the protein is encoded by the coding sequence ATGGCCGTTTCACCTGAATCTTTTCCCCCGAGAAAACGTCGGCCGTCGGCCAACTGTTTCGTGGCTCCGAATCTCTCCGATCGCAATCTCcttaaatctcttcttctattatCATCAGAAATCTCTACTTTAAAACCTTTGTTATTTCTTCTCAAGAGAAATACATCTTCAATTATCAGGAAATCCAAGCTTTTATCGGTATTATTTGAGGAAATTCTGGGTAGAGATTTTACATATTCAAATACAtcaagaggaggaggaggacaTGTAACTGGTTTTCCACCTTCTGCTGTTTTGTGTTTCGATGAATTGTACATAGTTTTACAGAGAATGAAGACTTTGCTTGAAGATTGCCGTAATTGTAGTAAGATGTGGCTACTTATGCAAATTGATGTTTTCTGTAACGTTTTTCATGAATTAACTCTTGAATTGTCTACTTTATTGGATATTTTACCTTCCAAAAAGCTCAAATTAAACGACGATGTTCAGGAACTGCTGATTCTCATAACGAAGCAGTGCTCGGAGAAATTTACTTATGTCGATCCTAAGGATCGAGATTTACGATCTCAAGTTGTTGAAATGCTCGATAGAATTGAAAGAGAAATCGTACCTGATCAGTGTGAATTAACcgaaatttttgagaaattaactTTGCGTGATTCTACAAGCTGCAGGGATGAAATTGAATTAttggaagaagaaattcaaagtcAAACAGATGAGAAAGCTATATCAGATATCATCGCGTTGATTGGATTTGTTCGATATGCTAAATGTGTGTTGTACGGCGGTTCAACACCGAGAACAAATTCACGTCGGAGACGGGCGGCGGCGGATGTTAATATTCCGGCTGATTTCAGGTGTCCGATTTCGCTTGACTTGATGAAAGACCCTGTGGTGGTTTCCACGGGACAAACATACGACCGCAGTTCAATAACCCTTTGGTTCGAATCGGGTCATACCACGTGTCCTAAAACGGGTCAAACACTGACCCATACAGACCTCATACAAAATTCAGCTTTGAAGAATTTGATAGCTATGTGGTGCAGAGAGCAGAAAATACCCTTTGAATCAACGGAGATGAACGTTAAATCTAACGGCGTTGTTACCAACAAAACAGCGTTGGAAGCAACGAGAATGACTGTGTCGTTTTTGGTCAACAAGTTGAAGGCTTCCCAAGTTGTAGAATCGGCTAACAGGCTTGTTCATGAGCTTCGAGTCTTAGCTAAGACGGATTCAGATAGCCGAGCCTGCATTGCTGAAGCTGCAGCTTTGCCGTTAATGGTTAAGCTGTTAGGTTCTGAGCATCCGAGCTTACAAGTTAATGCAGTTACAACAATTCTCAATCTATCTATTCTTGAGGCGAATAAGACGAGGATAATGGAAACAGACGGAGTTTTAAACGGAGTTATAGAAGTGTTACGGTctggtgcaacatgggaggcaaAAGGGAACGCAGCAGCAACGATTTTTAGCTTGTCAGGTGTACCTGCTTACAAGAAGAGGTTAGCTCGAAAGACACGTGTGGTGAAGGGATTGATGGATTTGGCACGTGAGGGGCCAACGAATTCAAAGAGGGATGCCTTAGTAGCTATTTTGAATTTGGCGGGAGATAGGGAGGCAGTTGGGAAGTTGATTGAAGGCGGGGTAGTGGAAATGGTAGCGGATATTATGGATGGATTACCTGAAGAGGCAGTTACAATTCTCGAAGTGGTGGTAAAGAAGGGTGGATTGGTGGCCATTGCAGCCGCATATCCATTGATGAAAAAACTGGCTATAGTATTAAGGGATGGAACAGATAGAGCTAGAGAGAGCGCTGCAGCAACGCTAGTGAACATGTGTCGTAAAGGGGGATCAGAGATGGTGGCGGAATTGGCAGTACTTCAAGGGATTGAGAGGGTGATTTGGGAAATAATGGGAATGGGAACAGGGAGGGGAAGAAGAAAAGCAGCAACATTGTTGAGAGTTTTAAGGAGATGGGCTGCTGGATTAGATGCAGAAGTGGCATCAGGGGCATATTCAGATGTGAATATGAATACTTCAACCAGAATAGTATTGCCAGGTTaa